The following proteins are co-located in the Falsibacillus pallidus genome:
- a CDS encoding DUF3189 family protein gives MIYIYNDFGGTHTTALAAAYHLKKLPENRELTKEEILQTDYFNALAPTDAGKIFFHGMDELDNPVYTIGRRRDKHLIHGLKDLSLLLLDRFDQDEKIIFSNTSPTVPFSMTMGGFFSRELKIDSIGIPLLVKGAKQCCLDILKLVENTKKVAETTNLKVTILENKRFQT, from the coding sequence GTGATATATATCTACAATGATTTTGGCGGCACACATACGACTGCACTGGCAGCAGCCTACCATTTAAAAAAATTGCCTGAGAATCGGGAGCTTACGAAAGAAGAAATCTTACAGACGGATTATTTTAATGCACTGGCTCCTACAGATGCAGGAAAGATTTTTTTTCATGGGATGGATGAGCTGGATAACCCGGTGTATACCATCGGCAGGAGGCGGGATAAGCATTTGATCCATGGTCTGAAGGATCTGAGCTTATTGCTGTTGGATCGCTTTGACCAGGATGAAAAAATCATTTTCTCCAACACATCACCGACCGTTCCTTTTTCCATGACGATGGGAGGCTTCTTTTCACGTGAACTGAAAATAGACAGCATTGGCATCCCGTTATTAGTAAAAGGCGCAAAGCAGTGCTGCCTCGATATCCTTAAACTGGTGGAGAACACGAAAAAAGTAGCTGAAACGACCAATCTGAAAGTGACCATCCTTGAAAATAAACGATTTCAAACATAG
- the menC gene encoding o-succinylbenzoate synthase produces the protein MGMGMNSQTIHPKEVVLRRLNMTLNQPFTTSFGTETGKDFCLVEVIDENGNSGWGESVAMTGPFYNEETTETNQLMLENYLIPAILGKTFHHPDEANELFAPIRRNRMAKSTLETAIWDLYAKNNQISLKQALGGDEQKQIEVGVSIGIHDSVEELLKVIEGKISNGLRKIKLKIKPGKDVEVIREVRKVYPDIPLMADANSAYTLEDIGVLKQLEEFNLMMIEQPLQSDDILEHSLLQKQLKTPICLDESICSFKDAKEAIELGSCKIINIKIGRVGGLSEAKKIHDLCKEHGIPVWCGGMLEAGVGRAHNIALTSLSQFTIPGDTGPSRHYWKEDIISPEVTVENGIVLAVSGPGIGYAINRDVLDRYTVDKKVFSA, from the coding sequence ATGGGAATGGGAATGAATAGTCAAACCATCCATCCAAAAGAAGTCGTACTCCGAAGGCTGAATATGACATTGAATCAACCGTTTACGACAAGCTTCGGGACTGAAACGGGAAAGGATTTCTGTTTGGTGGAAGTCATTGATGAGAATGGAAACAGCGGCTGGGGAGAATCTGTGGCCATGACAGGTCCATTTTATAACGAAGAAACAACCGAAACCAATCAGCTGATGCTTGAAAACTATTTGATCCCTGCTATTTTAGGCAAAACATTTCACCACCCTGATGAAGCGAACGAATTGTTCGCTCCGATCCGCCGGAACCGGATGGCGAAGTCTACTTTAGAAACAGCCATTTGGGATTTATATGCGAAGAACAATCAGATTTCGTTGAAGCAGGCATTGGGCGGCGATGAACAAAAACAGATTGAAGTGGGAGTCAGCATCGGCATCCATGATTCTGTCGAAGAATTATTGAAAGTAATCGAGGGGAAAATTTCAAACGGCCTCCGTAAAATAAAGTTGAAAATCAAACCTGGAAAAGATGTTGAAGTGATCCGGGAGGTGCGGAAGGTGTATCCCGATATTCCATTGATGGCCGATGCCAACTCTGCCTACACGCTGGAGGATATCGGCGTACTTAAACAGCTGGAGGAATTTAACCTGATGATGATCGAGCAGCCGCTGCAGTCGGATGATATCCTGGAACACAGCCTCCTGCAGAAGCAGCTGAAAACGCCTATCTGCCTTGATGAAAGCATCTGCTCCTTTAAAGATGCAAAGGAAGCCATTGAACTCGGAAGCTGCAAGATTATCAATATCAAGATTGGCAGGGTAGGCGGATTATCCGAGGCTAAGAAAATCCACGATCTATGCAAGGAGCATGGAATCCCTGTCTGGTGCGGGGGGATGCTTGAAGCAGGTGTGGGAAGGGCCCATAATATTGCGCTGACATCGCTCAGTCAATTTACCATCCCGGGAGATACGGGCCCATCCAGGCATTATTGGAAAGAGGACATTATTTCACCGGAAGTCACAGTGGAAAATGGGATTGTTCTAGCGGTTTCCGGCCCCGGAATCGGATATGCTATCAATCGGGATGTACTGGACCGGTATACTGTGGATAAGAAGGTCTTTTCTGCCTGA